GTAGCAGATGTACTGTGAAAACCTAGTCCATCGAAAATATTATTGACAAAGTAGCTTTTTGAGCCAGAAAGACCTAAAAAGTATGGTCTAGGTTTCTCATAGTTGATATAGAGAATCTTCTCTTTTGGTATATTTTCTCTTGGACAATAGCGATCTCTTTTTGTATCCCAAGTTACAAATCTACTGTTGGCAAGATAAAGCTCTCCATAATAAACTATAAAAATAGGATTAGGTAAAGTTTGCAATCTAACCGTTTTGTTTTTGATAACTAGTTTCGCCGTAGATGATACAAAAATAGAGATATTAATCTCGTATGTTTTATTATCTATTTTTTTTATCAAATTTGGATTATTGAGTCTTTTATAGATGTACTCCAAGCTGTAAACACCATCGTAAAGAACCAAAATTTTTCGATTTTTATGGTTATTAAACATATAAAAAGAGTAAAGATTGATAGAAGGGATAAAGTTGGCTTTATCAAGATCATATAGTTCAATACCTTCTCCATAAAGGTGTTGGGGGAACTGTCGTAAAACATTATGTGGAGTATATTTTCTATAGATTTTTTGAAGATACTTTTTCGCTCTTGTTAAAGAGAGAAAAGAGTTTTGGGGAAATATAACATAAGGAATCCCATCATTAACTTTATGATAAACAATCTTTGGATCTTTAAAATTAAAATTTAGTGTCTCTAAAACCTTTTTCGCATCCTTCTCTTTTTTGTAACATCCCACGTATGCGAGATTTGCTTTACGAAAAAGAGGAGGTTTTATAAAAAGATTGCAACGCTCCTTGGAATATGGGTTATAAAAATAGTTTTCACTTACTGGAGTAGAGCTATCGACTTTGGTCAAAATTGAGTAGCAATACCCCGCAAAAAGTTTTATAGATATTACAAGCAACACAAAAGCTTTCATTGCTTTATCCTATTGCCAAAAGGTATCTATTGTTACAAATACCGTCGTATTAATCAATGAAATATCTAAAGGTTTTAGTGGCTCCAAATAGAGCGTATCGTAATCTCTAGGACGATTATAGATATTTGCCAATATTTTCGCTTTTTCTAGATCAACTGGCTGCGCTGGCTCTATTTTAATGATCCTTGCCTGAAAAACTTGTTCATCTTGTGTGCGTACATCTGCTATATAGCCAACTTTAACTTTTTTAAAAAACTTATGTTCCATTTTTGCTACAATATATGGAAGTGTATCTTTGTGTAAAACCGTAATAATGGGTTCTGCAGTATTTCGAAACTCATTTTCCAAAACATTGACTTTTAAAACTGTCCCACTTAAAGGAGAAACTATCGGTTGCATCTCTCCGTCAATAAACCTAGCTATAGCAATAGTTTCGTTTATATCTATATTGTCTCCTTTTTGCAAATCCCTCGTAAAATGGATATAGGAAAGAAAAGGAGCACGTATAACGGTAATGTTCCCATCTACAAAAGCATTAGTAGTTTGCACGACAAAAGTGCGGTTGTATGCTATATAGCCCAAAAAAGAGAGTAAAATAAAGATAACTGTATAAATCAAAATCAGTATTTTATCTGCTCTTTTTCTGTTAAGTTTCTTCTCCTCCTTTTTAGGATATGTTATCTGTCTTGTAACCGCATAAAGAATATCCTCTTTAGTAATAATATCACCGTTAATATATGCTGTGATAATTTGATTTAAAATTGAGATTTGATAATCCTCTAGATTATGAAATTTTGCTCCTAATAAAGGATAGTGTTCTCCCACAGGCTTTTTACCTGTACAGATAAAATCTAAATTGAGATTGTCTATAACAGTTTCAAAGGTGTCGTACTTAAAAATCATTTTTCCTTTGCGAGACGGCTTTTGACAAAACTCCTTTGGAGCATTTTTTATGGCAAGTCCACCTAACGACCAGTTGTCAACTATATAGATTTTTCCGTCTATTTCAACTTTTGCCGGAATTCTATAACGAGCAAACTGCCTTGTCACCTCAGCCTCGTGCATAATCTGTTTTGCCAATTTCTCTTTTTTTTCGGTGTTCATGTCAACACATCCTTTATGAAGTGAAGATATAGCCAGATATCGTCAAAACTAAGTATCTGAACTAAAAAAGCTATAGTGATCAAGAATAACAGCATTTTGATAACAAGAGTTCCGTTTGAACTCACTCGATAATACCACTCTATATAAGCCTCTTTACTTTTTAGTTTTGTTTTTTGTCTCGTCCAAGACTGTTTATATAGATGCTCCCATATATAGATCTTCGTTAGCGAACCTATAAGCTGATGATAATAAAGCAAAAGCGGCCACATTGGATGTATGTCTCTTCTTGTTATTCTATAAACAAAAATCATAATCAAACGAGAAAAGAGTATCCACCATATATAGGCAAAAAGTATATATATTCCCCAATGAACTGCTCCTATAAGTGCAAGAAAAAAGCCATAAGGTGTCATCCATTTGGTAATCCTTTGATCAACAATAGCATACCATGGAAAATTTCCGATACGTTCTCTTATATTCTTGATTTTTAACTGCTTGAGATTTGTTCTATATTGATTTCCAAACCAACGTACCATTAATTGCAATGAACCTATAAAAAAATTTTTATGTACTAATTCATCGATTGTATGTACCATAACATCAGGTACATATGTAAGATGCCAACCATCTTTCATAACATAGTATAGACTCGATTTATCGTCGCCGGTTAAAAACTCAAAAGTTCCCAACCGCCAATGATGCACATAGTCAAGTTGTACTGTTTTAACAAAAGCAGCCTTTGCTACGATATTTGCCCTAATCATAGACATACGTCCAGTCAAAGTCAAGATCCTATCCGCTAGCGCAACAGAGCACATAGAGATATTGCGTTGTGCCATCCTAAGTCGATACCAGTTAAGATAAAGATATTCCGACACTGTTTTTGGGGGAGTAAGAAGTATAGAGTCTTCATCTGTAGTAAGTCCCCCCAGATTTGGCTCTAATCCAAATAGTCTAGCACATTTGCGAAAAGTCCCTGGAGTAACAATAGAATCGCCATCTATTACAGCTACAACACTTCTATTTAAATTTACTTGGGGCGTATTAGCGACAACTCTGTATCCGGCAGCCAAAGCATCTCTTTTCCCTGTCCCTTTAATCCGTACAATAACAAGCTTTATCCTCTCTGGAGGTTCAAGTTCTAAAAAAATCCTTCTTACAAGACGCTCTTCCGAAATCTCCACAAGGGAAGCTATAATAGTAGTATTATATCCAGAAGCAATTGCGTCTTTAATAGCTTCACGATAAACTTTTACGGTTATGCTAGTTGCAATTTTGTATGTGGTAATAAGAACAAAAAGATGATCTGGATCGATCTCCTCTCCAGCCTCCTCCTCTTTTTTTCTCATTTTTCTAAACTTTGATGTTATATATCGATATGCTCGAATATTATTTAAAAAAAACCAGCTATAGCGATATGCACCAACTACTCCCAATATAAAAATAAGCTGCTTTTGATAAGGATCAAAAAGTTCGCCTGGTAAAGCAAGAGCATAAAGAACAACTACTATGATATAAAAAAGAAAAAAGATAAAGTTGTTGTTGACGCTCTCTTGATACATACTCACCCTTACCAACAGATTCCTTGATAGTTTTCTTTACTTTTTTTATCAACAATTCTCATAAGATCAACAATATATTTGTGAAAATATCTATTGGGTATATCTCGAAACTCCTTAGAGTTATTACCTAAAATTATTATATCAGCTTTTTCTATTGTTTCTTCTAAATTTTCATTAAGTCTTATATTGATATGTTGCAAATCACTCTCCAAAACCGTTTTCAATGCTCCCTCTTTTTTTGCTAGTAAAACGTTTTTATCATAAATGCTCAATTCATACCCTTTTCCTATCAACATCTCAGCAAGCGCTAATTGCGGAGATTCGCGCAAATCATCTGTGTCAGCTTTAAAGCTTATTCCCAAAAATGCGACTTTTTTGGAGGGCAAAGGTTGAATAAAATCGAGATAAACTCTTTTTATCTGCCACTCATTACTTGGCATAATATGTTCCATCATCGGGATAGTTATATCTAACTCCTTGGCTTTATATGTGATCGCTCTTAAGTCTTTCGGTAAACATGAGCCTCCAAAAGCAAATCCGGGTTTGAGATAATATGAAGAGATATTTAGTTTTCTGTCTTCACAAAAAATTCGCATAACTTCATGGGAATCGATTTCTAATTCTTTGCAAATCATCCCTATTTCATTGGCAAATGTTATTTTAGCCGCGTGCCAACTATTGGAAGCATATTTGATCATCTCAGCCACTTCTATTTGGGTTTCAAATAAAGGAGCGTCTAAAAAAGAGTAAAGTTGTTTGAAGATTTCAAAAACTTTTAAGTCTTCTGCACCGACAACGGTAAATGGAGGGTGATAAAAATCCTCTATTGCCGAACTTTCACGTAAAAATTCAGGATTAGAAGCATATCCAAAATCTACGCCATGTTTTTTTCCAGAAATCTTTTCAATTAAAGAGATAACTACATCTTTGCCGGTTTTTGGCAAGACAGTACTACGCATAGTGACAACATGATAACTATTTTTGCTTTGTAGCTCTTTTCCTATAGCTACGGCGGTATCTTGAATATAGCGTAAATCCAAAGAGCCATTTTTTTGACTCGGTGTTCCTACGGCAATTATCGTAAGATCACTATTGGCGATAGCATAATGTAAATCGGTAGTAGCTTTTAGTCTGTTTGCCTCTACGCCCTCTTTTATAAGCTCTCCCAACCCTTTTTCTACAATAGGAGATTTTCCTTTGTTGATAAGTTCTACCTTTACGCTATCTACATCAACTCCAATAACAGTATGTCCCTCTTTGGCAAACGCAGCTGAACAGACACTGCCTACATATCCCAAACCGATCACACTTATTCGCATCTATTTTTCCCCTTTTTTAAAAAATCTAAAACTCTTTTAACAAAAGATAACTTCTGTTCAACAACAATAAAACTAACATTGTCAGAGAGTTTTTTTCTTTTTTTGATTCTTTCAAATATTTTTAAAATATTTGAGCTCATAACTATCTCTTGAATTTCGTTTTCAAATTCTCTCCAAAATCCATCGGAACAAATCAGCAATTTCTCACCTTTTTCTATAGCTGTTGACGAAAAAAAAATTTCAAACTCCTCTATACCAATACCTCCCGATATTGACGAAGTAAGAATATTGCTATTTTGATGTTTTAATCCTATCGACTGTAGTTCATTGACTAATGTATGATCTTTTGTCAATACTTCTATATTTTGTGGAGAAACTTTATACACTCGACAATCTCCTACATTAAATATCAAAGCTTCATTTTTTTTCCAAACAATACCTGCTAAAGCTGTTGCTAGAGAAATAATCTCTTTGGCAGCTATCTCCTCTAGTTCTCTCTTTGCCTCTATCAATGTTGCAACAATCATTTGCCTATTACTAGGCTTTTTTTGTTTTAAACATTCTAACACTGTTCGCGCTGCTTTCATTCCAGCTTTATGTCCTCCTAATCCATCTGCTACTACAGTCAAGAAGTGATCATTTTTTATCTCTTTTTGTGAACATTTTTGGACAATCTCATCATCGATTAAAAGCAAATCTTCGTTTTTTCTACGAACACTTCCTAATTCACAGCAGTAAGAAACATATAACACTTTCTATCCTTAAAAGAGTTTTGCCAAAATTTTACCAACAATAAAGCCAAATTTACGATAACGTTTAGCTTTAGAAACAGAAATATCTGCAGCTTTCCACTCTTTAGCCTCTTCAATATCAAAACCGGCCTTCTTCCACTCTCTAGCCTCTTCCAAACTAAATCCTTGGTCTATCCAAGCTAAAAGTTCATCAATACTAAAACCATCATCCACTAAGTTTTTGGCAACATTTGGCAAGAACCCTATATTTTTCCACTCCAAAACTGATCTAACATCAAACCCGTACTCAATCCACTTTTTTGCTTCATTGGGCAAAAAACCCTCTTTTTTCCACCTAATAGCTTTTTGCGATTCAAAACCTAACTCATGCCACCTTTTTGCTTCTTGCAACGAAAAACCTTTTGTAAACCAACTTAAAAACTCTTTAACCCTAAAACCCTCCTCTTTTATTTTTTGAATTACATCAAAAAGATTAGATGACCAAACCTGTAATTTGCCATTAAGTCCTCCGGCAACAAGAAGGTCTCCTTTTGGATTATAAGCTAACGACAACATAGCGTCTCTATTCAAAGTAATAGAGCTGATCTTTTTTTGCTCATAAAGATTCCAAAGCTCAATAGTTTTGCCTTGTTGAATAGCCAAAACACCATCTTGCATCGGAACAGTTTTCATAAACTCTGTATAATCAAAATTATCGGAAAGTTCAGTAACTTTAGACCTATTTTCTATATCCCAAATGGTTATATCTCCCTCTTCACCAGCAACAGCAACAACCGTACCGCTTGGATTAAAAGCAACAGATTTGATACTTGTATTATGCTGAAAAAGAGTAATTTTCTCTTTACTTTGATAATCCCACAATATAACACTCCCATCTTCAGAACCACTAGCCAAAATGTTTTTTAATGGATGAAAAGTGACCATCCGTACACTAGCCTTATGTTCATCAAAAAAAGCTTTTGCCTCTTTTGTACGAAGCTCCCAAACTATAACATTACCACCCTCTGTTCCACAGGCAAGCAAAGTACCGTTGTGATTAAAATCAATACTATTAATATAGCTTTTGCTATCTTTTAAGACGTAAAATGTCTGTTTTGTTTCTATGTTCCATAGGCGTATCTGCATGTCCCAACTACCGCTAGCGAGTATATTTTCAACTGGACTAAAAGCTACGCACGTTACATAACTTTGATGTCCTTCCAATCTTGCAAGATGCTTTTTTGACGACACATCCCAAAGAGATACTGTTTTATCCTTGCTTGCACTTGCTAAGATCTCACCATCTTTGCTAAATGCAACAGATTGAACACAATCTGTATGCAATTCCAAAATAGCAAACTCTTGATCAGCTTTCTCGCTTAATAATCTAATCGTATAGTCATTGCCGCCGCAAGCAAGCATATCCCCTTGAGGACTGTATCTTATACTTTTAATGGCTCCATTTAGAACTTTTTTATTCTCTAAAAGAGTATAAAAACCTCTCTTTAACTGCTTAATTTCATCAAAAACCAAACCCTCTTTTTGTGCGATTTTAGCTTCTTCAGGTTTTACATTTATCTCTTTTTTAAATAAAAGAGCTTCATGCAACCGAAAACCGGCATCTCTCCACTCTTTTGCTTCTTCTAGATCAAACCCTGCTTCTTGCCAGTTTCTAGCGCTTGTCTCATCGAAATTCTCCAAACCTATTTGCTTACTATTTTGTACCTGGTAATTTTCTCTTTTATTTAAAAATCGATCTATCTCTTCTGCACCCCAACGCTTAGAGCTATCTTTTTGGAGAAGTCCTTCAAGAACCTCTTTAATATCTTGTTCGCTTGTTTCGATAGGTATGGGCTCATGTCCAGCTATCTTAGATAGCAAGCTATTAAATTCAACTCCTTCAAAAGGTTCTTTGCCAAAATATAACAGATATAAGATCATTCCAAGTGACCAGTAATCACTCTTTTTGTTATATTCGTTTGAGAAAGTTTCTGGAGCAGAGTATTTATATGTACCTTTAAAATTTTTAGTAAAAACAGTTGACTCCTCAATACTTTTAGCAATACCAAAATCGCAAAGTACTACTTCAAACCAATCTCTAAGAAGAATATTGGATGGTTTCAGATCTCGGTGATAAATATTGTGACTGTGCAAAACTTTTAAAGCTTCGTTTACCTGTTTTAGAAAATCATAGAAGATCTCTTTTGAAGCAAAACGATCTTTATACTCTTTATTGTGTAAAAGTTCTGAAATACTACCTAGTTTACAATATTCATATATTTCAAAAAAACTTCCTTGCGTCTCTCCAAAATCTATAAGTCTAACCAGATGCTGAGGATGCTCTACGGTAAGTTGTTTGATATTTTTTACTAAATCAAGATCTGGAAAGATATCTTTGCGATATATTTTAAGCACATACTGGGTATCATCTTTTTGTACCAAATATGTATCAGACTCTCCCCCTAAAAAAAGATGTTTTATGATCTCATACCCCTCTATTTGCCGGGGAGTATGTACTAGAGACTCAGCTCTTGCCATAACTATCGTCTTATTAACAGTTTGCCCATCTATAGATGGCTCTTTTTCTGTTTTATCGCAAATATAATTTTCTTTGATCGTTTTATCACTCTCTAAACCATACTGCACCGTCAAAAAGATTTTCTGCGATAAGGAAATAACGTCATTATGTTTTAAAAGAAAATGTTTGTTGGGAGATAGCTTTTGAGCGTTTAGATAAGTCCCGTTAGTACTTCCTAGATCTTGAATGTACCATTGATCATTTTTTTTAAAAATCTTTGCATGTCTTCTTGAGATAGCTTTATCCACAAAGTAAGATTTCGCGATCCCTTCTCTTCCTAAAATAGTAGGTTTAATTATTGTAATAGTAAATCCGTCTCCAAACAATACCAAAGGGATCTCAACTAATTCATCTTCAGTTAAAGAGACGGAAGAGATGTCGGTTGAACAATTTTTACACAAAAGAGAATTTGGCTCATTTTTTGTTTTACAAACAGGACAGATTTTATACGCCATACCCTTCCTTACGTCATATAACCGCTTAATCGCCATCGGCTATCTT
This Nitrosophilus labii DNA region includes the following protein-coding sequences:
- a CDS encoding protein kinase domain-containing protein, producing MAYKICPVCKTKNEPNSLLCKNCSTDISSVSLTEDELVEIPLVLFGDGFTITIIKPTILGREGIAKSYFVDKAISRRHAKIFKKNDQWYIQDLGSTNGTYLNAQKLSPNKHFLLKHNDVISLSQKIFLTVQYGLESDKTIKENYICDKTEKEPSIDGQTVNKTIVMARAESLVHTPRQIEGYEIIKHLFLGGESDTYLVQKDDTQYVLKIYRKDIFPDLDLVKNIKQLTVEHPQHLVRLIDFGETQGSFFEIYEYCKLGSISELLHNKEYKDRFASKEIFYDFLKQVNEALKVLHSHNIYHRDLKPSNILLRDWFEVVLCDFGIAKSIEESTVFTKNFKGTYKYSAPETFSNEYNKKSDYWSLGMILYLLYFGKEPFEGVEFNSLLSKIAGHEPIPIETSEQDIKEVLEGLLQKDSSKRWGAEEIDRFLNKRENYQVQNSKQIGLENFDETSARNWQEAGFDLEEAKEWRDAGFRLHEALLFKKEINVKPEEAKIAQKEGLVFDEIKQLKRGFYTLLENKKVLNGAIKSIRYSPQGDMLACGGNDYTIRLLSEKADQEFAILELHTDCVQSVAFSKDGEILASASKDKTVSLWDVSSKKHLARLEGHQSYVTCVAFSPVENILASGSWDMQIRLWNIETKQTFYVLKDSKSYINSIDFNHNGTLLACGTEGGNVIVWELRTKEAKAFFDEHKASVRMVTFHPLKNILASGSEDGSVILWDYQSKEKITLFQHNTSIKSVAFNPSGTVVAVAGEEGDITIWDIENRSKVTELSDNFDYTEFMKTVPMQDGVLAIQQGKTIELWNLYEQKKISSITLNRDAMLSLAYNPKGDLLVAGGLNGKLQVWSSNLFDVIQKIKEEGFRVKEFLSWFTKGFSLQEAKRWHELGFESQKAIRWKKEGFLPNEAKKWIEYGFDVRSVLEWKNIGFLPNVAKNLVDDGFSIDELLAWIDQGFSLEEAREWKKAGFDIEEAKEWKAADISVSKAKRYRKFGFIVGKILAKLF
- a CDS encoding glycosyltransferase; protein product: MSMYQESVNNNFIFFLFYIIVVVLYALALPGELFDPYQKQLIFILGVVGAYRYSWFFLNNIRAYRYITSKFRKMRKKEEEAGEEIDPDHLFVLITTYKIATSITVKVYREAIKDAIASGYNTTIIASLVEISEERLVRRIFLELEPPERIKLVIVRIKGTGKRDALAAGYRVVANTPQVNLNRSVVAVIDGDSIVTPGTFRKCARLFGLEPNLGGLTTDEDSILLTPPKTVSEYLYLNWYRLRMAQRNISMCSVALADRILTLTGRMSMIRANIVAKAAFVKTVQLDYVHHWRLGTFEFLTGDDKSSLYYVMKDGWHLTYVPDVMVHTIDELVHKNFFIGSLQLMVRWFGNQYRTNLKQLKIKNIRERIGNFPWYAIVDQRITKWMTPYGFFLALIGAVHWGIYILFAYIWWILFSRLIMIFVYRITRRDIHPMWPLLLYYHQLIGSLTKIYIWEHLYKQSWTRQKTKLKSKEAYIEWYYRVSSNGTLVIKMLLFLITIAFLVQILSFDDIWLYLHFIKDVLT
- a CDS encoding PP2C family protein-serine/threonine phosphatase, coding for MLYVSYCCELGSVRRKNEDLLLIDDEIVQKCSQKEIKNDHFLTVVADGLGGHKAGMKAARTVLECLKQKKPSNRQMIVATLIEAKRELEEIAAKEIISLATALAGIVWKKNEALIFNVGDCRVYKVSPQNIEVLTKDHTLVNELQSIGLKHQNSNILTSSISGGIGIEEFEIFFSSTAIEKGEKLLICSDGFWREFENEIQEIVMSSNILKIFERIKKRKKLSDNVSFIVVEQKLSFVKRVLDFLKKGKNRCE
- a CDS encoding nucleotide sugar dehydrogenase — protein: MRISVIGLGYVGSVCSAAFAKEGHTVIGVDVDSVKVELINKGKSPIVEKGLGELIKEGVEANRLKATTDLHYAIANSDLTIIAVGTPSQKNGSLDLRYIQDTAVAIGKELQSKNSYHVVTMRSTVLPKTGKDVVISLIEKISGKKHGVDFGYASNPEFLRESSAIEDFYHPPFTVVGAEDLKVFEIFKQLYSFLDAPLFETQIEVAEMIKYASNSWHAAKITFANEIGMICKELEIDSHEVMRIFCEDRKLNISSYYLKPGFAFGGSCLPKDLRAITYKAKELDITIPMMEHIMPSNEWQIKRVYLDFIQPLPSKKVAFLGISFKADTDDLRESPQLALAEMLIGKGYELSIYDKNVLLAKKEGALKTVLESDLQHINIRLNENLEETIEKADIIILGNNSKEFRDIPNRYFHKYIVDLMRIVDKKSKENYQGICW